A single window of Gossypium hirsutum isolate 1008001.06 chromosome A10, Gossypium_hirsutum_v2.1, whole genome shotgun sequence DNA harbors:
- the LOC107895717 gene encoding uncharacterized protein has product MNIMIVHLLLWNLEQVDMEGGHQKNIGPFGISSDKSLAVEVSKSSEKVKDQSSSLKTNLVHEKNEIQQKEMELENIFPPMRECVLLVQWLKKENLKREKFLVSLLVNESIDILLDDTVVSGKKVEKLISGGSFDDKHPYCNGETTVSDEFTFVNTNVAPIANKATPGGFKRSETGQMVYELGMMQRKEGGGRIQKQIGHKNRVIETKSKKNKRKK; this is encoded by the exons ATGAACATAATGATTGTCCACCTGTTGTTATGGAATCTGGAACAAGTAGACATGGAGGGTGGTCATCAAAAGAATATTGGCCCCTTTGGAATCTCTTCCGATAAGAGTTTGGCAGTTGAAGTATCAAAATCGAGTGAGAAAGTCAAAGACCAAAGTTCATCGCTGAAGACTAACTTGGTGCatgagaaaaatgaaattcagCAAAAAGAGATGGAATTGGAGAATATTTTCCCTCCAATGAGGGAATGTGTTCTCCTGGTCCAGTGGTTGAAAAAGGAGAACTTGAAGAGGGAGAAATTTTTGGTGAGTCTGCTTGTGAATGAGTCAATTGATATACTCTTAGATGATACTGTGGTATCAGGAAAAAAGGTGGAGAAGCTAATTTCTGGAGGCTCCTTTGATGACAAACACCCTTATTGCAATGGAGAAACAACCGTTAGTGATGAGTTTACTTTCGTTAATACAAATGTTGCTCCAATTGCAAACAAAGCTACACCCGGGGGATTTAAAAGAAGTGAGACAGGTCAGATGGTGTATGAACTAGGAATGATGCAAAGAAAGGAAGGTGGTGGAAGGATTCAGAAGCAAATTGGACACAAAAATAGAGTCATTGAAACTAAATCAAAG AAGAATAAACGAAAGAAATGA
- the LOC107896108 gene encoding probable 2-oxoglutarate-dependent dioxygenase AOP1, with amino-acid sequence MQQILQQIPIYNARYICISQQKLMAHQSAAMKLPAIDLFDENSKPGTQAWISKCKDVRVAFEQYGCFLATFDRVSLQNQDDVFLSLQQLFHLPTQIKVQNTSDKPYFGYFQHPSMPLSESMGIDNPTILQATQSFTNLMWPNGNNTFCGRIHAYAKLVSELDRMVKKMVFESYGVGKYYDSHVKSTEYLLRPIKYRVPHEDERDLNGSPDHTDKSFITILHDNDVAGLQIKTKDGDWIGVEPSGSMFLVMAGDAFLAWSNGRIHSPIHRVKVEAEKERYSLAFFSFSGEIIETPEELVDEAHPLLFKPFHNMDMLRLYSLENVQKYVDFISQAKCGA; translated from the exons ATGCAACAAATATTGCAACAAATTCCTATCTATAACGCCAGATATATTTGCATTTCCCAGCAGAAATTAATGGCACACCAGTCAGCTGCTATGAAGCTACCCGCCATTGATCTTTTTGATGAGAATTCCAAGCCTGGTACTCAGGCTTGGATCTCCAAATGCAAAGACGTTCGAGTGGCGTTCGAGCAATACGGGTGCTTCTTAGCCACATTTGACAGAGTTTCTTTACAAAATCAGGATGATGTCTTCCTCTCTTTGCAACAATTGTTCCATCTTCCTACACAAATTAAGGTTCAAAACACTTCTGATAAACCTTATTTTGGTTACTTTCAACACCCTTCCATGCCTCTCTCTGAAAGCATGGGCATTGATAACCCCACCATTCTCCAAGCAACTCAAAGTTTCACCAATCTCATGTGGCCTAATGGGAACAACACTTTCTG TGGGAGAATACATGCGTACGCGAAGCTGGTGTCGGAACTGGATCGAATGGTGAAAAAAATGGTGTTTGAAAGCTATGGTGTAGGGAAGTATTACGATTCCCACGTCAAATCTACTGAATATCTTCTTCGACCCATCAAATATAGGGTGCCCCATGAGGATGAGCGTGACTTAAATGGAAGTCCCGATCACACTGACAAGAGCTTCATCACCATACTTCATGATAATGATGTTGCAGGTCTACAGATAAAAACAAAGGATGGTGATTGGATTGGCGTTGAGCCCTCTGGTTCTATGTTCCTTGTCATGGCTGGCGATGCATTCTTG GCATGGAGCAATGGAAGAATACACTCTCCAATCCATCGTGTGAAAGTGGAAGCTGAAAAGGAAAGATATAGCCTTGCATTCTTCTCTTTTAGTGGGGAGATTATAGAAACGCCCGAGGAGCTTGTGGATGAGGCTCATCCATTGCTGTTTAAGCCCTTTCATAATATGGACATGCTTCGCCTATATTCCCTTGAAAATGTTCAGAAATATGTTGACTTTATTTCCCAAGCCAAATGCGGAGCATGA
- the LOC107897356 gene encoding uncharacterized protein isoform X2, whose product MDLNLQTQKKQAGKTFMSPTICAASKVSFPRKKVLAERNESLGSNSYNTHFSKSPCLDSKRSPKIISKACQKNSPNLDPKVASKDPFSHNTPLSYNSRDGTPSPGPYDPLNNYLSPRPQFLRYNPSKRKEIFLRLEMEGKEGDDEADTVSSDNSSLASSPSQEDEEIGDKYESLLEQEDEESDTECEEEAEEEVAWSLRGVLKYFLLSVVLLLSTSYISSMNSSVSAPAFEAPILGFHNISFGVGEGFEIGYKFLDGKQEHLGLLSFTQAIADEAIEEEMTENASMGHIVNVGLELKDRIVEAEELVEEENKKACEEELIMMEEASEELAENIELQEIDETGEKIEDVKEDGETHDVIEEELVETGEVFDEMARDIEQQGQQTAEEVGFLQGDHQASLLSEGTDSSEEIREVPKETSDTDIVQTQVMRFRNAVSMLEKWSESLALNLQEVNPLKGLNQRMGTEVFLKVAFGVLTISAIVASFALGSNIRRKGTAASKQSSLVDKQSTQPAVKEKPSLPLPVEREEPKELAIPNTMPLITSAVESGAPSVELLAEFEVGAISRSLKSSAISSRMNEEMSSSHSYSSEKELGNKDHQQCFSEMSAVNSTSSERSTAKKKHLGKELGSIDSAGAKGEGRNKEVTTPLRRSARIQNRADIVSP is encoded by the exons ATGGATTTGAATCTGCAAACACAGAAGAAGCAAGCTGGGAAGACTTTCATGTCACCCACCATTTGTGCAGCTTCAAAGGTCAGTTTCCCAAGAAAGAAAGTCTTAGCTGAAAGAAATGAATCTCTAGGATCCAACTCCTACAATACCCATTTCTCCAAATCCCCTTGTCTTGATTCTAAGCGCTCCCCAAAGATCATTTCCAAAGCTTGCCAGAAGAATTCCCCAAATCTTGATCCCAAAGTCGCTTCTAAAGACCCTTTCTCTCACAACACACCCTTATCTTACAATTCCAGAGATGGGACACCCTCACCAGGTCCTTATGACCCATTAAACAATTACCTTTCCCCAAGGCCTCAATTCCTTAGGTATAATCCTAGCAAGCGAAAGGAGATCTTTTTACGCCTTGAAATGGAGGGAAAAGAAGGAGATGATGAAGCTGATACTGTATCTAGTGACAATTCTTCTCTGGCCTCTTCTCCTTCacaagaagatgaagaaatagGTGACAAATATGAGAGTCTTTTGGAGCAAGAAGATGAAGAATCTGACACTGAATGCGAAGAAGAGGCAGAGGAGGAAGTAGCATGGAGTTTGAGAGGAGTGTTGAAATATTTCCTTTTGTCGGTTGTGTTATTACTAAGTACATCATATATTTCCTCCATGAATTCCTCCGTCTCTGCACCAGCTTTTGAGGCCccaatacttggttttcataatATCTCCTTTGGAGTAGGTGAGGGTTTTGAGATTGGATACAAGTTCTTGGATGGAAAACAGGAGCATTTGGGTTTACTGAGCTTTACCCAAGCTATTGCGGATGAGGCAATTGAGGAAGAGATGACAGAAAATGCTAGCATGGGACACATTGTTAATGTTGGCTTGGAGCTAAAGGATAGAATTGTTGAAGCTGAAGAGTTggttgaagaagaaaacaaaaaggcATGTGAAGAAGAATTGATTATGATGGAAGAAGCTTCTGAGGAACTTGCTGAGAATATTGAATTGCAGGAGATAGATGAAACTGGGGAGAAGATTGAAGATGTAAAGGAAGATGGTGAAACACATGATGTTATTGAAGAGGAATTGGTGGAAACAGGAGAAGTTTTTGATGAGATGGCAAGGGATATTGAGCAGCAGGGGCAGCAAACTGCTGAAGAGGTTGGATTCTTACAGGGTGATCATCAAGCAAGTCTGTTGTCTGAAGGAACAGATTCTTCAGAGGAGATAAGGGAGGTTCCAAAGGAAACCAGTGATACTGACATCGTTCAAACCCAAGTTATGCGATTCAGGAATGCAGTCAGTATGCTGGAGAAGTGGAGCGAATCCCTTGCTCTAAATCTTCAGGAAGTGAATCCACTGAAAGGGCTCAACCAGCGCATGGGGACtgaagtatttctcaaagttgcGTTTGGGGTTTTAACAATTTCTGCCATTGTTGCATCCTTTGCATTGGGATCCAACATTAGGCGAAAGGGAACTGCGGCCTCAAAGCAATCATCTTTGGTGGATAAGCAATCAACCCAACCGGCAGTGAAGGAAAAACCAAGTTTGCCACTTCCAGTTGAAAGAGAGGAGCCAAAAGAGCTTGCCATTCCTAACACCATGCCTTTGATTACCTCGGCGGTGGAGAGTGGAGCACCTTCAGTTGAGTTGCTGGCTGAATTCGAGGTCGGCGCAATAAGTAGATCACTTAAGAGTTCTGCTATAAGCAGCAGAATGAATGAAGAAATGAGCAGCAGCCATTCTTATTCTTCAGAGAAGGAGTTGGGGAACAAGGATCATCAACAATGTTTCTCAGAGATGTCTGCTGTGAACTCCACTTCATCTGAAAGATCCACCGCCAAGAAGAAACATTTAGGGAAAGAGTTGGGAAGTATTGACTCG GCAGGAGCGAAGGGAGAAGGGAGGAATAAGGAGGTGACAACTCCACTGAGGCGATCAGCCAGAATCCAAAATCGTGCAGACATTGTATCCCCATGA
- the LOC107897356 gene encoding uncharacterized protein isoform X1, whose amino-acid sequence MKGSERKVSFSSPPIKSYASPNGSDENDRSNQQMDLNLQTQKKQAGKTFMSPTICAASKVSFPRKKVLAERNESLGSNSYNTHFSKSPCLDSKRSPKIISKACQKNSPNLDPKVASKDPFSHNTPLSYNSRDGTPSPGPYDPLNNYLSPRPQFLRYNPSKRKEIFLRLEMEGKEGDDEADTVSSDNSSLASSPSQEDEEIGDKYESLLEQEDEESDTECEEEAEEEVAWSLRGVLKYFLLSVVLLLSTSYISSMNSSVSAPAFEAPILGFHNISFGVGEGFEIGYKFLDGKQEHLGLLSFTQAIADEAIEEEMTENASMGHIVNVGLELKDRIVEAEELVEEENKKACEEELIMMEEASEELAENIELQEIDETGEKIEDVKEDGETHDVIEEELVETGEVFDEMARDIEQQGQQTAEEVGFLQGDHQASLLSEGTDSSEEIREVPKETSDTDIVQTQVMRFRNAVSMLEKWSESLALNLQEVNPLKGLNQRMGTEVFLKVAFGVLTISAIVASFALGSNIRRKGTAASKQSSLVDKQSTQPAVKEKPSLPLPVEREEPKELAIPNTMPLITSAVESGAPSVELLAEFEVGAISRSLKSSAISSRMNEEMSSSHSYSSEKELGNKDHQQCFSEMSAVNSTSSERSTAKKKHLGKELGSIDSAGAKGEGRNKEVTTPLRRSARIQNRADIVSP is encoded by the exons ATGAAAGGTTCTGAGAGAAAAGTCTCTTTCTCGTCTCCTCCTATCAAATCATATGCTTCTCCCAATG GTTCGGATGAGAATGATAGAAGCAATCAGCAAATGGATTTGAATCTGCAAACACAGAAGAAGCAAGCTGGGAAGACTTTCATGTCACCCACCATTTGTGCAGCTTCAAAGGTCAGTTTCCCAAGAAAGAAAGTCTTAGCTGAAAGAAATGAATCTCTAGGATCCAACTCCTACAATACCCATTTCTCCAAATCCCCTTGTCTTGATTCTAAGCGCTCCCCAAAGATCATTTCCAAAGCTTGCCAGAAGAATTCCCCAAATCTTGATCCCAAAGTCGCTTCTAAAGACCCTTTCTCTCACAACACACCCTTATCTTACAATTCCAGAGATGGGACACCCTCACCAGGTCCTTATGACCCATTAAACAATTACCTTTCCCCAAGGCCTCAATTCCTTAGGTATAATCCTAGCAAGCGAAAGGAGATCTTTTTACGCCTTGAAATGGAGGGAAAAGAAGGAGATGATGAAGCTGATACTGTATCTAGTGACAATTCTTCTCTGGCCTCTTCTCCTTCacaagaagatgaagaaatagGTGACAAATATGAGAGTCTTTTGGAGCAAGAAGATGAAGAATCTGACACTGAATGCGAAGAAGAGGCAGAGGAGGAAGTAGCATGGAGTTTGAGAGGAGTGTTGAAATATTTCCTTTTGTCGGTTGTGTTATTACTAAGTACATCATATATTTCCTCCATGAATTCCTCCGTCTCTGCACCAGCTTTTGAGGCCccaatacttggttttcataatATCTCCTTTGGAGTAGGTGAGGGTTTTGAGATTGGATACAAGTTCTTGGATGGAAAACAGGAGCATTTGGGTTTACTGAGCTTTACCCAAGCTATTGCGGATGAGGCAATTGAGGAAGAGATGACAGAAAATGCTAGCATGGGACACATTGTTAATGTTGGCTTGGAGCTAAAGGATAGAATTGTTGAAGCTGAAGAGTTggttgaagaagaaaacaaaaaggcATGTGAAGAAGAATTGATTATGATGGAAGAAGCTTCTGAGGAACTTGCTGAGAATATTGAATTGCAGGAGATAGATGAAACTGGGGAGAAGATTGAAGATGTAAAGGAAGATGGTGAAACACATGATGTTATTGAAGAGGAATTGGTGGAAACAGGAGAAGTTTTTGATGAGATGGCAAGGGATATTGAGCAGCAGGGGCAGCAAACTGCTGAAGAGGTTGGATTCTTACAGGGTGATCATCAAGCAAGTCTGTTGTCTGAAGGAACAGATTCTTCAGAGGAGATAAGGGAGGTTCCAAAGGAAACCAGTGATACTGACATCGTTCAAACCCAAGTTATGCGATTCAGGAATGCAGTCAGTATGCTGGAGAAGTGGAGCGAATCCCTTGCTCTAAATCTTCAGGAAGTGAATCCACTGAAAGGGCTCAACCAGCGCATGGGGACtgaagtatttctcaaagttgcGTTTGGGGTTTTAACAATTTCTGCCATTGTTGCATCCTTTGCATTGGGATCCAACATTAGGCGAAAGGGAACTGCGGCCTCAAAGCAATCATCTTTGGTGGATAAGCAATCAACCCAACCGGCAGTGAAGGAAAAACCAAGTTTGCCACTTCCAGTTGAAAGAGAGGAGCCAAAAGAGCTTGCCATTCCTAACACCATGCCTTTGATTACCTCGGCGGTGGAGAGTGGAGCACCTTCAGTTGAGTTGCTGGCTGAATTCGAGGTCGGCGCAATAAGTAGATCACTTAAGAGTTCTGCTATAAGCAGCAGAATGAATGAAGAAATGAGCAGCAGCCATTCTTATTCTTCAGAGAAGGAGTTGGGGAACAAGGATCATCAACAATGTTTCTCAGAGATGTCTGCTGTGAACTCCACTTCATCTGAAAGATCCACCGCCAAGAAGAAACATTTAGGGAAAGAGTTGGGAAGTATTGACTCG GCAGGAGCGAAGGGAGAAGGGAGGAATAAGGAGGTGACAACTCCACTGAGGCGATCAGCCAGAATCCAAAATCGTGCAGACATTGTATCCCCATGA